Below is a window of Diaminobutyricibacter sp. McL0608 DNA.
CCCAGTTCGGATCGTTGCCGAAGATCGCGGCCTTGAAGAGGTTGCTGCGGGACACGGCCCGGCCGACCTCGACAGCGTCGTCTTCGGACGCTGCATTCACGACCTCGATCGCGATGTCGTGGGACGCGCCCTCCGCGTCCGCCTGGAGCTGCTCGGAGAGGCTCCGGCAGACCGAGGTCAGCGCGTCGGCGAAGACCGAAGCGTCCGGCTCGACGCCGCTCGCACCCGAACCCATCAGGGCGACGGTGTCGTTGGTCGACATGCAGCCGTCGGAGTCGAGGCGGTCGAAGGTGACCCGCGTCGCCGACCGCAGGGCTGCGTCCAGCTGCTGCGAGGTCAGGACGGCGTCTGTGGTGATCACGACGAGCATGGTCGCGAGACCCGGCGCCAGCATCCCGGCGCCCTTCGCCATCCCACCGACCGTCCACCCGTCGGGCGACGCGAACATCGCCTGCTTCGCGCGGGTGTCCGTCGTCATGATCGCTTCCGCGGCGGCGAGGCCGGCCTCGTCGGAATCGCTGCCGTCGGTCGCGATCGCAAGGGTCGCATCCCACACACCGACCTTCAGGAGGTCGAGGTCGAGCTGCTCCCCGATCAGGCCCGTCGAGCAGACCAGCACGTCGCCCGCCGACACCTCCAGTCGTGCCGCGACGGCCTCGGCCGTCTGATGGGTCGTCTGGAAACCTGCCGCCCCGGTGTAGCAGTTGGCGCCGCCGGAGTTCAGCACGATGGCGGAGACGACGCCGTCGGCGATGACCTGCTCGCTCCACAGCACAGGGTTCGCCTTGCAGCGATTGGTGGTGAAGACGGCGGCGGCGGCCTGGAGCGGCCCGAGGTTGCGCACGATCGCGAGGTCGCGCTTGCCGCTCGACTTCAGGCCCGCGGCGACCCCCGCGGCTGCGAATCCGGATGCTGTGGTGACGCTCACGGGGCGACTCCATTCACGTTGAGGCCGGTAGTCTCGGGGAGCCCGAGTGCAATGTTCGCCGACTGGATGGCCGCGCCCGCCGTGCCCTTGACGAGGTTGTCGAGAGCCAGCACGACGATGACTCGGCCGACGGCTTCGTCGAGGGCGAGTCCGATCAGGGCGGTGTTGGCGCCGAGCACGTCAGCGGTGCGAGGCACCTGGCCCTCGGGAAGCACGTGAACGAACGCTTCGCCGGCGTAGGCGGACTGCCACGCCTCACGCACCTGCTCTGCGGTGACCCCGGGCTTGAGCCGAGCCGTGACGGTCGCAAGGATTCCGCGGGACATCGGGACGAGCACCGGGGTGAAGGAGACCGTCGGGTTCTCGGCGCCGGCCAGCCTCAGGTTCTGCTGGATCTCCGGGATGTGCCGGTGCGTACCGCCGACGGCATACGGATTCGCGGAGCCCAGGATCTCGCTCGCGAGGTACATCGTCTTCAGGTTCTTGCCCGCGCCCGAGGGGCCGACCGCGAGAACGGAGACGATGTCCTGCTCCTCGACGATGCCGGCCGCGATTCCGGGAGCGACGGCGAGCGACACCGCGCTCGCGTTGCAACCGGGCGCGGCGATACGGGATGCGCCGACAAGGTGCTCACGCTGATGTCCGCCGCCGGCGAGCGGCAGCTCGGGCACCCCGTACGCCCACGCGCCGAAGTAGTCGCCGCCATAGAACGCCGCCCAGTCCGACTCGCTGGTGAGCCGGTGGTCGGCACCACAGTCGACGACCAGTGTGCCGGAGTCGAGCTGCGCGGTCAGTTCACCCGACTTTCCATGCGGCAGCGCGAGGAAGACGACGTCGTGACCAGCGAGATTCGCGGCGGTCGTCTCGACCAGGGTCAGGTGGGCGAACGAACGGAGATGCGGCTGGTGGGCGATCAGGGGCTGGCCCGCGTTCTGGAACGCGGTCACCGTGCGCACCTCGAAATCGGGATGCTCGGCCAGGATCCTGAGGAGTTCTCCGCCCGCGTAACCGGATGCTCCGGCTACGGCTACCGAGAAAGTCATGCTTCTACCTTATTGAGTGGACGACGTGGGAGAAGGACGGCGGCGCCCACGTCAAGCCCCCTCGGGGTCGCGCGTGCGTCGCCTAGATTCGGCGGTCGCCCAGGCGTCGACGCAGTGCGCCAGCGGCCACGAGGCCACGAGCGGAGAGGGTGCGCCGAACGGAAAGCATGCGGCAACCCTAGCGGGTCGCCGGGGTCGGGTCCAAGTCGGCGGGTGGCCGACCGATCAGTCGAGGGATCGGATGTACTCGACTCTGGGGTCGGCGGGGTCACCGGATGCTACGCAGAGTTCAGACGAATAGTGATTGTCATCCCACTGGTAGACCACGTTCACGTAGATCGCATCGGGGTCCCCGCTGGTGTGGTCGGACACGTAGGCGTCCGTGCCGGCAATGCCGAACGTGTTGTACTCCGGCGCGGGAGCCGGTCGCGGTCCCGACGGCCAGTTGCTCGCCGGCACGGCCGCTTCACACGCCGCGTAGACGGTCTGGATGTCGAAGCCGTTCAGCGTTTGCGCCGGCGGCGGCGCCGGTGTCGGTGTCGGTGTGGACGTCTCGGTGGGTGTCGGCGTAACAGACTCGGTGACCACCGGGGGCGCCGGTGGCTCGACGAACGGAAGATGCCCGGTAAGCGCGAGGGCGGTGCCACCGGTCGAGACGAGTACCGCGGCGACGATCAGCGAGACGAGGAAGGCGAGGCGGTGCGGCCGGATCCGCCGGGCGGAGTCATGCTCCACCTGTCGGACCAGCATGTCCGAGATCGCGTCGAGACGGTCGGAATCGAACGGGGACGCGTTGTTCGCTGCGTTCACTGCACACCTCCTGCGAGTGAGGTCGAATCCACCAGGTCGACGGTGAGGTCGACCAGCTTGCTCTTGGCGCGGGAGAGCCGGGACTTCACCGTTCCGACAGGGACACCGAGTGCGGCGGCGGTATCCGCGAGTTGCATCCCCTGGACGATGCACAACGAGACGACGTCCTGCTCCTTGGCCGACAGACGGGCGAACGCAGCTCTCACTGCGGCCCTCCTTGGCTCACCGTCGAGACGATCGTTCACTGTCGGTGCGAAGTCGTCCTGATGCCGAGGCGCAGGCAGACTTTCCATAGCCTGCCGATGACGGCGGCGCGTGCGTGAGAAGTTGCGGGCGACGTTGTTCGTCGTGACCAGGAGCCAGGGAACGATCGATCCGTTGACGATTCGGACCGAATCGCGTCGCCGCCAGGTCTCGAGGAAGACCAGCGCCGCGATGTCCTCGGCATCGTGGAACGAGTCGACCGAACGCATCGCCTGCCAGAGCACGCGCTTGCGGTACGCCTTGAAGAAGACCCCGAATGCGGCCGGATCGCCGGAGCGCGCGAGCACCCAGTCCTCTGGCTCGGCCCAGTCCTCGGGTTCAGCTTCCCCCAACACTGAAGACGTCATAACTCATAGTGTCCGGAAGTGCCGAAAAGGTTCCAATCACCCGCGAGGGCACGCTGGCGGGGCGACCGGGTGCCGAGACTCAGTCGCGGATGTGCGCGCCGAACAGCTCGGCCGCACGTGCGGCACCCGCGAGTTTTGCTTCGCTGGCCTCCGCCGCAGTGAGCGTGCGATCGTCTGCCCGGAAGCGAAGAGCGAAGGTGAGACTCTTCGTGCCCTCCGGAATCCCGGGGCCGCGATAGTCGTCGACCAGGCGGGCGTGCTCGAGCAGCTCACCCGCACCGTCGACGACGGCGCGCTCCACGTCGGCCGCGGGCACCTCGGCTGCGACGACCAGCGAGAGGTCCTGCGTCGCGGCGGGGAACCCGGTGATGTTCGATGCGACGAGATCACGTGGGGCCAGCTCGAAGAGCACGTCGAGGTCGAGTTCGAACACTCCGACGACCCGCGGGAGATCGCTCTCCTCGGCGAACGCGGGAAGAAGCTCCCCTGCGTATCCGATCCGGGTCTCCCCGTCGGCACCACGGACGATCAGCTCTGCCGTGCGGCCCGGGTGGAGTGCCTGATGCGCTCCCTGCGCAGGCTCGATGGCGACGCCGACAGCGGCTCCGACCTGCTCGACCATCGCCAGGACATCGGCGATGCCGGCGGCGACAGCGGGCTGGCCCGGCTGTTTGGGGATCACGTTGCCGACAACCAGTCCGGCGACATGCTGCGGCTGGGACGGAATACCCGCGTTCAGGCCGGACAGCACATCTTCTGGCGGAAGCGCAGCTCCGGGTGGAAGCGCGACGGAGCCGAAGGTCCCGTCCGGACTGGGCAGGAAGACGGTGCCGACCTCGTAGAGCTCCAGGTCGACCAGTCCGCGCGACAGGTTGCGCTTCGCGATCTCGATGAGCCCGGGGAGAAGTGACGTGCGCAGGTAGGGCACCGTCCCGTCGAGCGGGTTGGCGAGTTTCACCGCGGGCACGCGACCGGCGACCGGTGACCCGAAGGTGTCGTTCGCGCTCTCGGTGACGAACGGATAGGCGAGCACCTCGGTCGCGCCGTTGGCGGCGAGGGTCTCCGCCACCGAGCGCCGAAGCAGCTGGATGCGCGTCAGCCCGCGACCGGGAGGAGCGACAGGAAGCACGGACGGGATGCGGTCGTAGCCGACGATCCGCGCGACCTCTTCCGCGAGGTCGGACTTGTCGGTCAGATCGGGACGCCACGACGGCGGCACGACGCTCAGTCCAGTCGACGTCGCGGTGATCGCGCCGCCGATCTCAGCGAGGGCAGACTCGATCTCCGCGTCGGTGAAATCGACGCCGATCAGCGACGAGACGTAGCCTGCGGGCAGCCGGATCGCATCCGGGGTCACGCTCGTGTTGTGCAGTGAGCCGAGGTCGTCCGCGCGCCCGCCCGCGAGCTGCTCCAGCAGCTGGACGACGCGCGCCGCTGCGGCGACGGCGACCTGAGGGTCGACACCGCGCTCGAAACGCCGCGACGCCTCGCTCGGAAGCTTGTGCCTGCGCGCCGTTCGCGCGATCGACACCGGGTCGAAGTTCGCTGCTTCGACGAGAACGTTACGGGTCGACGAACCGATCTCGGTCGAGGCGCCGCCCATGACGCCGGCGAGCCCGATCGGCCCGGACTCGTCTGTGATCAGCAGGTCCTGGGGGTCGAGGGTGCGCTCCTGGCCATCGAGCGTGACCAGCTTCTCGCCCGCACGGGCACGTCGCACCGTGATGCCGCCGGTGAGCGCGTCGAGGTCGTAACCGTGGATCGGCTGGCCGAGTTCGAGCATGACGTAGTTGGTCACGTCGACGACGAGTGAGATCGAGCGGATGCCGGCCAGCTTGAGTCGCGCGATCATCCAGGCCGGGGTCGGCCTGCTCGCGTCGACATCGCGGACGACGCGCGTCACGAAGACGGAGGAGCCGACGCGCCCGCGGATCGGAGCGGCATCGTCGATCGTGACCGGGAAGGTTCCGCCGGTGGTGTGGCTCGGCAGCCCGCGCAGGAGCTCAGGCGCTGCCGCCGGGTCGCGGAATTCCACGCCGGTCGCGTGCGAGTACTCCCGAGCGATGCCGCGGATCGAGAAGGCGTAGCCGCGATCGGGCGTGACGTTGACCTCGACAGCGGTGTCGTCCAGTCCCAGGAGGCCGACCGCATCCGTTCCGACCGGAGGGTCGAGCTCGAGCGTGGTCAGACGAAGGATGCCGTCGTGCTCGTCGCCGAGGCCGAGTTCGCGAGCAGAGGCGATCATCCCGTCGGAGATGTGGCCGTACGTCTTGCGGGCCGAGATCGGGAACGGGCCGGGCAGCACCGCGCCCGGCAGCGACACTACGACCTTGTCGCCCGCGACGAAGTTGTGAGCGCCGCAGACGATCCCGCGAACGTCATCGCCGCCGTCAGCCGCCCGCGCGCCTTGCGGCGCCACGCGTACGTGGCACCAGCGAATGGTCTTGCCGTTCGACTGCGGCTCATCGACGAAGTCGAGCACCTGTCCGACCACCACGGGACCGGAGATCTCGAACGTGTGGACGTCTTCTTCTTCGAGGCCGACGGAGACCAGGGCTGCGTGCACCTGCTCGGCCGTCGTCCCCGGCTCGAGATCGACGTATTCGGCGAGCCAGCTGAGTGGGACGCGCATCAGACCACCATTCCGAACTGCTGCGAGAAGCGCACATCGCCCTCGACCATGTCGTGCATGTCTTTCACATCGTTGCGGAACATCAGCGCACGCTCGACGCCGACGCCGAACGCGAACCCGGAGTACACGTCCGGATCGATGCCGGCCGAACGCAGGACGTTCGGGTTGATCATTCCGCAGCCGCCCCACTCGATCCAGCGCGGCCCCTCCTTGAAGGTGGGGTGCCAGAGGTCCAGCTCGGCGCTGGGTTCGGTGAACGGGAAGTAGTTGGGGCGCAGCCGCACCTTGGCGTCGTCACCGAACATGTTCTTGACGAAGTGGTCGAGCGTTCCGCGCAGGTGGGCCATGGTCAGCCCCTTGTCGACCGCGATGCCCTCCGTCTGGTGGAACACCGGCGTGTGGGTCGCGTCGAGCTCGTCGGTGCGGAAGACGCGACCGGGTGCGATGCGATACAGGGGCAGGTCGTTCTCGAGCAGGGCGCGCAGCTGCACCGGCGACGTGTGGGTGCGCAGCACGAGGTGGGACGAGGTCGGCTCGACGAAGAACGTGTCCTGCATCGCGCGGGCGGGGTGGTCCTCGTCGAAGTTGAGGGCGTCGAAGTTGTACCACTCGCTTTCGAGCTCGGGGCCCTCGGCGACCTCCCAGCCCATGCCGACGAAGACGTCCTGGATGCGCTCCTGGAGCAGCGAGAGCGGATGCCGCGCACCCGGCTGCCAACGCGATGGCAGCGCGGTCACGTCGACCCGCTCGTCGGCGAGACGCTGTGCGTCCTCGGCGGCCTGGATGTCGGTCTCCTTCGCCGTGAACGCCTGGTTGACGCGAGCGCGGGCCTGCCCGACGAGCTTGCCGGCAGCTGCCTTCTGGTCGTTCGGCACGGAGCGCAGGCTCGCGTTCAGCCGCGCCAGCGGAGAGTGCTCGGCCGTGTGCTCGGCACGGACGACCTTCAGGGCAGCCGAGTCGGCGGCCCCGGCGATCGCCGTCAGCGCCGCCTGGACGGCGGCCTCGACCGCGGCTTCGGAGATTTCAGTGGGTTCGGACACGGAACCCAAGTTTAGTGCGAGCGGAGAGTCAGTCTGCCGCGTCCTGTGCGGAGTAGACCTCGTAGGCGGCATCCCAGAGTCCCTCGCGCCGGGGCGCATCAAGGCCTTCGAGCAGCAGGGTGAGACCGTCGACGAGCGAGTGCCAGCCGGCCGCGAAATCGGGGGCGGAACGGAGGCGACCCGCTCCGAATACGTCGGGGATCGCATCCTGGTCCAGCACGAGCAGCGTGCCGCCGTCCTGCTCGGCGAGACGGAACGTCACCGCAGAACGGGCCGGTCCCCAGGTGAACGAGAGCAGGCGTCCGGGCTCGAGCGCCAGAACCTCCATCGTGTGCGTCCCTTCCGGCACGTTCGAGTCGCCGAGCAGGAACGTGTCGCCGAGTTCGAGCGATCGCTCGCGGGCGGGATCGTCGGGCCACTCGACCACCGGCCAGAGCCAGCGGCCGATCCGGTCCGGCCGGCTCAGGGCATCCCACACCTGGTCGATCGGCGCATCGAGCAACCGCTCCAGGTGCACGCCGGACCGGCCGTCCGCGCGCACCATGCGCGCCGGGGTCAGGCCGGCCTCGCGACGGCGGTACTCCTCGAGCGCGGAATCGAACGCCGCGGGGTCGGCGGCCTCGCCGGCATAGCCGCGGTCGCCGAGGTCTCCAGGCTCCTCCTCGCCGCGGAGTTCGCGGTCGAGGTGGGTGAACACGTCTTCCCACACGGCTCCCCAGACGGCCGCGTTGACCGCCTGCGCCCGCCGGTGCGTGAGGGTGAGCACGACGTGGTCATCGCCGTGAGCGACGAGGTCCGCCTCGAGCTGCGCCTCGGCCTCGCCCGTGAACATCCAGAGCACGACGATGCGCTTCTCGGGCTCGCAGCTGAGCACGCGACCGGTCACGACGGGGAATCCGCCGCCCATCTGCAGCCGGTAACCGCCATCGTCACCGTCGGCCGAGTAATGGCCGAGCCAGCGCCCGAGGCGCTCGGGCTCGGTGAGCGCGCTCCACAGGTCGGCTGTCGTCGTCGCGTACTCGCGCTCCACCGTCACGGTGCGCCGGGACCCGTCGAGGGAGATGTCTCCGAAGATCGTCATGATGCCGCCTTCCCACTCTCGAATCGCGCGGCCTTCCCTGCCGCGATGCGCCCCCGCGCGAGTTCCGTCTCGATCGCATCGAGGTGCTGGTTCCAGAACGAACGGATGCCGTCCACCCACTCCGCGACGTCGTCGAAGGCGTCCGGGTCGAGTGCGTAGACCCGCTGCTGGCCGGCGGTGCGGCTGCTGACCAGACCGACCTCACGCAAGACGCGAAGGTGCCGGGATGCGCCGGGCTGGCTGATCCCGAACTTCTCGGTCACCGCATCGGACAGCAGTCCTGCCGTGCGCTCGCCTGCTGCCAGCAGTTCGACGATGTGCCGCCGGACCGGATCGCCGAGAGCTTCGAGCGCGTCCACTCGGCGAACATATCATCTTGCGTTTATATAACGCAAGGGTTAATCGATCAGGATCGCTGCGCGAAGGCCGACTCGTACAGGCAGACGGATGCAGCGGTCGCCAGATTCATCGACTCCGCGTTTCCGTAGATCGGCACCGTCACCGCGCGATCCGCGAGTGCGAGATCGTCGTCACCGAGGCCGCGCGCCTCGTTGCCGAACACCCAGGCGGTCGGCCGGGCGAGCAAGCCCTCCGTGCGCACCGCCAGGAGGTCGTCGCCCTTGATGTCGGCCGCCAGGATCTGCAGGCCCGCCGCGTGGGCCCGGCCCACCACATCCTCCAGGGTCGCTCCGACCGCGACCGGCACATGGAAGATCGAGCCGGTCGACGAACGCACGACCTTCGGATTGTAGAGATCGACCGTGCGTCCGGTCAGGATCACCGCATCCGCGCCCGCAGAGTCGGCAGCGCGGATGATCGTTCCCGCGTTCCCCGGGTCGCGCACCTCCTCGAGGATCGCGACGAGCTTCGGCTCCCCCGACAGGATGTCGCGAATCGACGTCGGAAACTGGTGGCAGACGGCCACGAAACCCTGCGGGGTGACCGTGTCGGCCATCGTCTCCAGCACGTGTTCGGAGGCGAACTCCACATCGACGCCGGCATCGACCGCCGTCTGGGCGATGTCGGTGTACCGTTCGAGCGCCGTGGGAGTCGCATACAACTCGACGACGAGCTCCGGACGGAACGTCAACGCCTCAGCGACAGCCTGCGGCCCTTCCAAAAGAAAGAGCCCGGTCTCAGACCGGGCTCCTCTTTTCGCCAGTTTCGCCACGGCTCGAACGCGCGGTGAGCGCGGGTTATCAAGCATGGCACCAGCCTATATGCGGTGACTGCAGTGCAGTGGCTACGCAGCCGCAGCCTTCGGCGCCGACGTGTCGGCGGGAAGCGCCTTCCTGGCCGTCTCGACGAGGGCCGCGAACGTGGCGGGCTCGTTGACAGCAAGCTCGGCGAGGATGCGACGGTCGACCTCGACACCGGCGAGACCCAGACCCTGGATCAGGCGGTTGTAGGTGAGGCCGTTCGCGCGGCTCGCGGCGTTGATGCGCTGGATCCACAGACGACGGAAGTCGCCCTTGCGCGCACGGCGGTCACGGTAGCTGTAGACCAGCGAGTGGGTGACCTGCTCCTTGGCCTTGCGGTACAGGCGCGACCGCTGACCGCGGTAGCCCTCGGCGCGCTCGAGGATGACCCGACGCTTCTTGTGGGCGTTGACAGCCCTCTTTACTCTTGCCATTTTCTTGTTTTCCTAACGTCGGGCGGCGTTACTTGCCGAGCATCTTCTTGATGACCTTGGCGTCGACTGGAGCGAGCACCTGGTCCTGGTTGAGACGGCGAGTGCGACGGCTGGACTTCAGCTCCAGGTGGTGGCGCATACCGGACTGCTGCTTCATGACCTTGCCGCTACCGGTCAGCTTGAAGCGCTTCTTCGCCCCGGAATGGGTCTTCTGCTTGGGCATTATTTCTCCTCGTTCGTCGCAGGCGTAGCCGGCGAACTCTCTTCGTCCTGCGCAGAAGGCTCTGCGGCAGCAGCCGATTCGTCCGCGGAGCTGTGGGCCCGCGCCTTCGAAGCGGCACGTTGTGCGTTGGCCTCGGCCTTGGCCTCTGACTTGTTCTTCAGAGGGCCGATGACCATGACCATGTTTCGACCGTCGATGGTCGGCGTCGATTCGACAGAACCGAACTCCGCGACATCTTCGGCAAATCTCTGGAGCAAGCGCACGCCCTGCTCTGGGCGGGACTGCTCACGGCCGCGGAACAGGATCATGGCTTTGACCTTGTCACCGGCCTTGAGGAAGCCCTCGGCGCGCTTGCGCTTGGTTTCGTAGTCGTGCTTGTCGATCTTGAGGCGGAAACGAACCTCTTTCAGGATCGTGTTCGCCTGGTTGCGCCGGGCCTCCTTGGCCTTCTGCGCAGCCTCGTACTTGAACTTGCCGTAATCCATGATCTTCGCGACAGGCGGCTTGGAGTTGGGAGCAACCTCAACCAGGTCCAGATCGGCTTCCTGCGCGAGACGAAGGGCGACCTCGATTTTCACGACGCCGACCTGCTCACCGCTGGGGCCGACGAGACGAACTTCGGGGACGCGGATACGGTCATTGGTACGGGGATCGCTGATGCGTTTCTCCTCTGATCAAAGCGATGCTTTCGGCCACGATCTCGTCGGGTGACGAAAGCGGCGAAGAGGAAATTCACGCACCACGAGCACCTGCGAAATAATTCGCAGGCCTGGTACGGCACCCTTGCTACCCTCGCGCTGGGTGCGCGACGGCGGAGTGCGAACAACCCGGTAACCTAGTAGCGGTCAAGCGCGGGTGGGAGAATCTCCACTTTCGTACCGAGACAGAAGCCTCGGAGCCCGAACGATTCTAACAGAGGAAATCAGTGAGCGACAGTTACACCCCTGAGGACGCCGACGCCTACGTCGACGAGGCCGTGCGAGACATCGCGGACGTCCCTGCTGTCGAGGTCATCACCACCACTGCAGTGCACCTCATGAGCGCCGCCGCGGTCAAGTGCGGGCTTGCCGACGACCCGTCGACGCAGACGGACCTGGACGAGGCGCGCAAGCTGATCGACGCGCTCGCGGGGCTGGTGACGGCCAGCGCTCCGCACATCGGCGACCAGCACGCGCGAAGCCTCCGCGATGGGCTCCGTTCGCTGCAGCTGGCCTTCCGCGAGGCCTCCCCCATCCCCGACGAGATCGGCAAAGGCCCGGGCGAGAAATGGACCGGCCCGGTCAACTGAGCTCTCTGGCTGCGCCGGTCCCCGCCCGGCGCAGCGTGGCTTCGCTGTGCCTATTGGCTGCGCCGGTCCCCGCCCGGCGCAGCGTGGCTTCGCTGCGGCCCGGCGCGACGGCCCTTCGCTTCGCTGCTACCGGACGTTGATCGCAGCCAAAGCTGTGCGGACGGGCCCGGCGCGACCGCCCTTCGCTGCGCGCTACCGGGGGTTGACCGCGGTGAGGGCGGTGCGGACGGCGGCGATGGTGCGGGCGACCGCGATCTCGTCGGTCGCCCAGTTGCTGACCGAGAAGCGGAGCACCGCGCGGTCCCTCCAGCGGGACGGCGAGGCGAAGACCGACCCCTCGGCCTGCAGCGCCGCGGCCAGGCCTGCGATCTCATCGTCGTCGTCCAGGGCCAGGCAGACCTGCGTGAACACGACATCGTTGAGGATGGTCACTCCGGGCAGCTCTGCAAGACCACGCGCGAGGGCTGCAGCGCTGTCCCCGAGCCGCTGGACGAGCGCATCCACGCCGTGCCGCCCGAGCCAGGCGAGGGTCGCCCAGACCGGAACACCGCGGGCGCGCCTCGACATCTCCGGGACCTTCTCGTACGGATCGAAGCCCTCGGCTGGACGCGGCAGATATGCGGCATGGATGCTGAACGCACCGTTCATCGCGACAGGGTCGGCGACGATCGCGATGCCGCAGTCGTAGGGGACGTTCAGGGTCTTGTGCGCATCCGTCGCCCACGAATCCGCAGCCTCGTAGCCGCTCGTCAGGTGGCGGAGACGGGACGCGGCGCCCGCCCACAAGCCGAACGCGCCGTCCACATGCACCCACGCACCCGCTTCGTGCGCGACCGCGATCGCGCCTTCGAAATCGTCGAACGCTCCCGAGTGCAGATTGCCGGCCTGCAGGGCGACGATCGCCGGGCCCTCGCCCGCCGCCAGGGTCTCGCGCAACAGGTCGACGCGGATGCGCCCCTGCTCATCCGACGGAACGGTCACGGGCTGCCCGAGACCGGCGTAGCGCGCCGCCAGGTCGACCGACGTGTGACGTTCGGCACCCGCGATGAAGCGGATGCGCGGGCCGCCCGCCAGACCGTCACGGTTCACATCCCATCCCGCCGCGCGCAGCACCTGGGTGCGCCCGGCGATGAGCCCGACCATGTTCGCGGTCGTAGCTCCGGTCACGAAGCCGACGTCGGCCGTCGACGGCAGCCCGAGCAGGTCCAGCAGCCAGTCCCCTGCGACTTCCTCGGCACCGACGACGCCGGGGGTGGCATCGCGCATCCCTGCGTTCTGGTCCCAGGCTGAGACGAGCCAGTCGGCACCGAGTGCGACCGGAAAGGTGCCGCCCATCACCCAGCCGTAGAACCGCGACGACTGGATGCCCATCAGGCCCGGTTCGACGGCACCGGTCAGCCGCTCCAGCACGGCATCCGGATCGGCGCCATCCTCGGGAAGCCGCTCGCCGAGCTGCTCGCGCACCTCGCCGATGCGCTCAGCCGGCGGGATCGGACGCTCCTCGAAACCGTGCAGCCAGGCTTTGGCGGTGGCCGCCGTCCGGTCGATTATGTCGTCGTAGTCTGCGTGCATCAGCGCACCCGCTTCCGTGCGCCGAGCGCACAGCACCGATTGTCCTACCGGCCGCCCAGTGGGGTCAACGCGCGGCCACGGGGTCAGGCGGATGCGGCGAGCTCGACGCGCAGGGAGTCCACGCGGGTGGCGATCACGTCATCGGCCGCCCAGCGCTGCGCGAGACGGCCGAGCACGGTGTCGAGTTCTTCCCGGGTCAGGCCCTGGGCCAGTTCCAGCCGGACGACGAGATCTTCGCCCGCGAGGCGCGCATCCGGGTCACCCGATCGCAGCGAGAGGTCGTGGACGCCGAGCTCGGAACCGATCGATGCGGTGAAAGCCGAGAACACCTCCGGGTCGAGATGGGAGGGAAGCCACGGCTGCGACTGCGCGATCGCCCACAGGGCCGGTCGGCGGAAGACGAACTCCGTGTCGGACAGAGGATCGAGCACGACGAGATCTGTCTGCTCACCTGCCGCCGCCAATGCGACACGAGCTCCGTCGGCCGGTACCGGCCTGGCCTTCGGATTCCAGCGCTGCATCGCCTGCACCGACGAGAACACGGGCAGTACCGTCCTGCCGTCCGGCCCTTCCACGGTCACGATGGCGAGCTCCTGCGATTTGTCCACCAGGTGCCCGGCTTCCGTCACACCCGTTTCACCGAGCTGGGCGACGAGCGGGATGAGCAGACGCACGTGGCGCACGGCGTCGACCACCACATCCGCTGTCGCTTCTCCCGATCGGAAGCGCTCGATCGACTGGATGAGCTCAGGCGGAGCCGAACCG
It encodes the following:
- a CDS encoding SseB family protein yields the protein MSPETDDHRHLADSAGQPWAGRQFDPSTFGGDDGSAPPELIQSIERFRSGEATADVVVDAVRHVRLLIPLVAQLGETGVTEAGHLVDKSQELAIVTVEGPDGRTVLPVFSSVQAMQRWNPKARPVPADGARVALAAAGEQTDLVVLDPLSDTEFVFRRPALWAIAQSQPWLPSHLDPEVFSAFTASIGSELGVHDLSLRSGDPDARLAGEDLVVRLELAQGLTREELDTVLGRLAQRWAADDVIATRVDSLRVELAASA